From Paenibacillus sp. GP183, one genomic window encodes:
- a CDS encoding DUF4349 domain-containing protein has product MMVLRGKKWLHRKVMIAGILALLLMGSIVGCSASRDAKSSGSATSADTAAAPAAADMKNQSSTESLKLKSVDQNASAANTAASSKMAAPAASSAPITVTPAIGNDGSEGFNRKLIYKANLVMPVKDYSAAQTQLRDLVALSGAYILQFSESTNSGEKGGSFTIKVAANGFVPLLDGLEKISPSYQRNVQGQDVTEEYVDLSSRLKAKQVVETRLLAFMDKATKTDELLAFSNELAKVQGEIEQIKGRMRYLDQNVSYSTVELRMYQQTGSKPPFDPNKGIALSDRLQNAWIASLNVLTVVLQGILVFMAAAFPILLLAAIVLIPAYYYKRRRNQRLADTRNQLKQQNKSESSTLNEPTDTI; this is encoded by the coding sequence ATGATGGTCTTACGAGGGAAGAAATGGTTGCACAGAAAAGTCATGATTGCGGGCATTCTGGCGTTGCTCTTGATGGGTTCAATTGTGGGCTGCAGTGCATCCAGGGATGCTAAATCCAGCGGATCTGCCACGAGTGCAGATACTGCTGCAGCACCTGCCGCGGCCGATATGAAGAATCAGAGCAGCACGGAGTCATTAAAATTAAAATCTGTCGATCAAAACGCAAGTGCGGCAAATACTGCTGCCAGCTCCAAAATGGCTGCTCCGGCAGCAAGCTCGGCTCCAATAACGGTAACACCGGCTATAGGCAATGACGGTTCTGAGGGCTTTAACCGAAAGCTTATTTATAAAGCTAATCTGGTAATGCCTGTTAAGGATTATTCAGCTGCGCAAACCCAGCTCAGAGATTTGGTGGCACTAAGCGGCGCTTATATCCTGCAATTTTCCGAGAGCACCAATTCAGGCGAGAAAGGTGGCAGCTTTACCATTAAGGTCGCGGCGAACGGCTTCGTACCCTTATTAGATGGTTTGGAGAAAATAAGCCCTTCGTACCAGCGCAATGTGCAAGGCCAGGACGTCACGGAGGAATATGTCGATTTGTCCTCCAGGCTTAAAGCCAAGCAGGTGGTAGAAACCAGGCTGCTTGCCTTTATGGATAAAGCGACCAAGACCGATGAGCTGCTGGCTTTCTCCAATGAGCTGGCTAAGGTACAAGGCGAGATCGAGCAGATCAAGGGCCGGATGCGATATCTGGATCAAAATGTATCGTATTCTACGGTTGAGCTTCGGATGTATCAACAAACCGGGAGCAAGCCGCCATTTGATCCGAATAAAGGCATTGCGTTAAGCGACCGCTTGCAAAATGCATGGATTGCAAGCCTGAATGTGCTCACGGTTGTCCTGCAAGGAATTCTTGTTTTCATGGCGGCTGCGTTTCCAATCTTGTTGTTGGCGGCCATTGTCCTGATACCGGCTTATTATTACAAACGCCGAAGAAATCAAAGACTGGCTGATACCCGAAACCAGTTAAAACAGCAAAATAAATCGGAGTCTTCTACACTGAACGAGCCAACTGACACCATTTAA
- the mraZ gene encoding division/cell wall cluster transcriptional repressor MraZ: MFMGEYQHSIDEKGRMIIPAKFRESLGDSFVVTRGLDQCLFVYPKSEWAVLEQKLKALPLMKSDARAFTRFFFSGATECELDKQGRANIPGTLIDHAKLEKDCVVLGVSNRVEIWSKPIWEGYFHESEQSFNEIAEKLTDFNFDL, encoded by the coding sequence ATGTTTATGGGTGAATATCAGCATAGCATAGACGAAAAGGGCCGAATGATTATTCCGGCCAAGTTTCGCGAATCCCTTGGAGACTCCTTTGTCGTTACCCGCGGTTTGGATCAATGCTTATTCGTCTATCCAAAGTCGGAATGGGCTGTGCTGGAGCAAAAGCTTAAAGCACTGCCTCTCATGAAGTCGGACGCTCGTGCGTTCACCCGTTTTTTCTTCTCCGGAGCTACTGAGTGCGAGCTGGATAAGCAGGGAAGAGCGAATATTCCCGGTACTCTGATCGATCATGCCAAGCTTGAGAAAGATTGTGTCGTGCTTGGCGTATCCAATCGGGTAGAGATTTGGAGCAAGCCAATATGGGAAGGCTATTTCCATGAATCGGAGCAATCCTTTAATGAAATAGCCGAGAAGCTCACTGACTTCAATTTTGACTTATAA